From Streptomyces sp. NBC_00690, a single genomic window includes:
- the fmt gene encoding methionyl-tRNA formyltransferase, with protein sequence MKLVFAGTPEVAVPALDALIASDRHEVAAVITRPDAPAGRGRHLVASPVAQRAEEAGIEVLKPVKPRDEDFLARLREIAPDCCPVVAYGALLPRVALDVPARGWVNLHFSLLPAWRGAAPVQHAVLAGDQMTGAATFQIEEGLDSGPVYGVITEAIRPTDTSGDLLTRLAFAGAGLLAATMDGIEDGTLHAVPQPAEGVSLAPKLGVEDARVDWSAPALRVDRVVRGCTPAPGAWTEFRGERLKLISVGLLVDRTDLSPGELSVGKNHVHVGTGSHAVELGWVQPQGKKPMRAADWARGVRIAAGERVGVAEADSAKP encoded by the coding sequence ATGAAGCTCGTCTTCGCAGGTACCCCAGAGGTAGCCGTGCCCGCCCTGGACGCCCTGATCGCCTCCGACCGGCATGAGGTGGCGGCGGTCATCACCCGGCCGGACGCCCCGGCCGGACGCGGTCGGCACCTGGTGGCCAGCCCTGTTGCCCAGCGGGCGGAGGAAGCCGGCATCGAGGTGCTCAAGCCCGTTAAACCGCGCGACGAGGACTTTCTGGCCCGGCTGCGGGAGATCGCACCGGACTGCTGCCCGGTGGTGGCCTACGGCGCCCTGCTGCCCCGGGTCGCCCTCGACGTGCCAGCGCGGGGCTGGGTCAATCTCCACTTCTCGCTGTTGCCCGCCTGGCGCGGCGCCGCACCCGTCCAGCACGCGGTGCTCGCGGGGGACCAGATGACGGGCGCCGCCACCTTCCAGATCGAGGAGGGCCTGGATTCCGGGCCCGTCTACGGGGTGATCACCGAGGCGATCAGGCCCACCGACACCAGCGGTGATCTGCTCACCCGTCTCGCGTTCGCGGGGGCCGGTCTGCTGGCGGCGACCATGGACGGCATCGAGGACGGCACCCTGCACGCCGTGCCGCAGCCCGCCGAAGGGGTGTCCCTCGCGCCGAAGCTCGGTGTGGAGGACGCCCGGGTGGACTGGAGTGCTCCGGCCCTGCGCGTCGACCGGGTCGTACGCGGTTGTACGCCCGCCCCGGGTGCCTGGACCGAGTTCCGCGGCGAGCGGCTGAAGCTGATCTCCGTGGGGCTCCTCGTCGACCGTACCGATCTGAGCCCCGGTGAACTGTCCGTCGGCAAGAACCATGTGCACGTCGGCACCGGCTCGCACGCCGTGGAGTTGGGGTGGGTCCAGCCACAGGGCAAGAAGCCGATGCGGGCAGCGGACTGGGCGCGCGGGGTGCGGATCGCGGCGGGGGAGCGTGTGGGCGTGGCCGAGGCGGACAGCGCGAAGCCCTGA